The region TCCCTTGCAAGAATTTAGCGGGACGCCGGCCTCGCCCCCCGGTCCGCCCCCCTCCTCCCGCCGCAGGAAGCGGCCAAGGGGAACACGTGTTTCGTTGTAATTCTACTCGTATTGAGAATATTTCCTGGCGAGCCCGGGGTTTCCCACGTCAACTTCCTTACCTTAGCGATTTATATTTGAGATGAAACCTCCATTGAGCGCATTATCCATGATTGTTTTTTGCGAATTCATACAATCTCAATGGACACTACTCTCTTAAAAAGAGAATAAAACCAATGAAGATACTCGAGAATCGAGCTATACCCGTTGTGTTGGATTCAACACAAGGAGATCCCCCATGAAAGCGCTGGTTCTTGCCGTGGGTTGCTCTGCTCTCGCCCTTTTGACCGGTCTCGGTGTTGCCCAGGCGGCGAGCGGGCAGGTTAAACTCACATCGCTGCCGGCCCAAAATTTCGCCTTCTGCCTCAACAGTTCGGGAACGCTGGTCCTCAGTGATCAGGCCTCGACGGAAGTGGGGGTGATCGTGACCAATGTGGGCAACAGCCTCACGAATACATCGGGCTCCATCGTCGTCGCCGCCAACAACTACTATGGTAAAGGCGCCGGTGGCTCCTGGAAGTCTGGCATGGGCCAATTTACCTTGCCGGGCGGTAACTGTTACAACGTGGCCTCCATGAACAAGACAACCGGTCCCAATGGGTCCACCGTGTGGAAGTGCGCCTCGACCAGCGGCAGCCCGTCGGCGGCGGGGGCGACCATGTCCGGCCTCGTCAGCACCGAAACCCAACTGACCCCGATCTTCACCGGGATGATGATGGCGGGTGTGGCTTCGACCCTGAACGGCGCTCCCAACATCAATTGTAATCCTTGATTGTGTGCCTCCGGGGCCGCCGGCCAGCATGCCACGCTGGCGCTCCCGGGGGCGTCACCCGGCCGGGTTCGGCCCCTTGGCCTCGGGGCCGTCCTCCTGCGCCACGGCCATAAAGGCCCGCACGGTCGGCAAGCGACGGCGCTCGCGCAGACAAACCGCATACAAGGTCATGCGCAGGTCGGCATCGCCAAAGGGCAGCATCACCAAGCGCTCGTCCCCGCCCAGTTCGTTCTCGGCAATCACCCCCAGGCCAAACCCAGCCGCGACGGCCTCGCGGGTGGCCTCGCGGGTGTTGATCTCCATCACCACCTGCACCGTAATCCCCCGTTCGGCCAGCGCCCGCTCGAACACGCGCCGGGTTACTGAGCCTCCGGTTCGCCACACCATGGGCTGATCTTGGATCTCGGCCAGCGCCACCGCACGCCGCCGTGCCCAGGGATGATCACCGTGCTGACCAGCGGATGCGGCGACGCCGTCAGCGGCAAGGCGAGCACCGGTCGATCGTCGCCCAAGCCCTCGGGCAGGAGGCGGAACACCACGAGCGGCGCGCTCCCCTCCATCAGGGGGGCCAGGGCCAGCGGCAAGATTTCTAAGGGGCGTCCACGGTAGTGGTCCTCGCGGGTCAGCAGCAGCAAGGCGCCATCGGGCAGGCGCAGGTAGAAATCCAGACGCTCGGCCGGCAACACGCGGCGCATGATCTCCAACAGCGCCTGTGCAATGTCGGGAAAATCCCGAGTTTGCATCATGGCCGCCGACATGTCGTGCAGAGCCCTGTTGATCGTCATCAACTGTTGAACATCGCTGTTGTCGCGGGCCAGCAGGAACAGGCCGCACTCCAAAGACATCATGCGCTCGATCAGGGGGCCGATCAGGGGTTCGGGTAGAATGGAACCGTGCTGGGGGGCGATGGCCTGCAACGGCAGTTCCCGCACGGCATTCAGGGCGTTTTGCAGCACGTCCCGGCTGGGGATGTAGTGTTCATGGAAAGGCCGCAGGGCCTCGAAATAGCTTTCGTCCCGCGCGACAAGGGAAAAACCCTCGGTGAAACCGCYGAACAGGTCGCTTGACAGCAAGGTGCCGGTGGCCTCGTCAAAAGAAACGAAGGCCCCCGGGAAATGGGCATAGGGGGTAAACACAAAGCGTAGTATCCGACCGCCCAGGTCGAGACGCCAGCCATGGTCATCAACCCGCCAAAACGGCAGAGCCAAACCATAGTGGCGCAACAAGGCCTCGGCCCGCCAATGGGTGACCACCACCGCATCCGGCCGGCACACCAACTGGTCCACCAACGGGAGTGCTCCGGTGATGTCGGGGTCTTGATGGTGGCACACAAAATAGCGGATCCGGTCGAACGGCAGGACCTGCTCGATCTTGCGCAGGGTGTGCCGGAAGGTCAGGGCTGATCCGGGATCGAACAAGACCGACTGGTCGCCATGGTCCAGCAGATACACATGGCACTGAAAAGGATCGCCCGGCAGATAGTGGCCCACCCACCAAAGGCCCGGGGCGATCTCGATGGCATTCCAGGCGTCGTGTTCGGTAATGGCGCTCAGGTCATACATACGATCCTCGTGCGGGGCCGGTCCCCGATCCTCTCCTTTTGGAGAGGAAGCATAGCGGGCTCACGCGGCGTTGGCACAAGGGAAAAGAGGGAAAGCTGGGGGGCGTGGCCTCCCCAGGTCCCTCGGGCCCGCGCGATGGCACAAGGCCCAAGGGGGGGACGGACCTTAGTCCTTGGCGCAGCCGCAGGTGTTCTTGCCCAGGAAGGTGTAGGCGGGGCAGAAGCTGAAAATGGCGGTCAGCAGGGGGATTATCCCAATGTAGCCCCACACGCCGATGGTGCCGGTCACGGCCATCAGGAGCAGGGCAACACCCACAATGGCGCGGATCGGACGATCAATCCCACCGACGTTCTTGGTGTACTTCAGCATGGCTCAACTCTCCTTGGACAAGGGGACCGCCGAGGCGTCGGCGGTGCAAAACGCGCATAGCCCTATAGCCCCAAAAACCGCTGCGTGTCGGTGACAAGATCACCAACGCGAGAGGATTGGAGACGATCCGACCTTAAAACGTTGGCTGTCCGGGGGGAACCGGAAAAAGAGAGGGAAGGCTGGGGAGGCCGGGCCTCCCCAGACCCCTCGTGGTGAGGGAAGCCCCAGGATCGGAGGGGTTTGGGGAGGCCCGCCTCCCCAGCCTTTTAAGGGCGGCGCAAGGTGGCCAGGGCGTCCGGCGACAAAACGGTGACGCAGCCGCGTCCCAGACTCACCCAACCCCGGCGTTCAAAATCCTTGAGTTGCCGGCTCACCACCTCGCGCGCCGTGCCCAGTTCGGTGGCCAGCTCTTGGTGGGTGCCCTGCCAGCGGCCGTCCTGGCTGCGCCCGAGCAGGGTTTGCGCCAAGCGTACATCCACCCGGCCGAACGCCACTTCCTCGATCAGCAGCAGAAGGTCGGTCAGGCGCACGCCATAGGCGGAAAAACAAAGCGCCGGAAGCCCGGCGAGTCGTTGAGGAGGGCCTGAAAGGTCGAAACTCCCAGCGTCGCCGCCTCCACGGCGCTTTCGCACACCCCCTCGGCGCCGTAAGGGGTGCCGGTCATCAGGCAGGCCGTGGTCAAAACGCAGGTCTGGCCCGGCTCAACCCGGTACAAGACGATCTCGCGCCCCGAGTCGGAGGTCTTGTTGACCTTGATCGTCCCGTCCAGCACCAGCACAAAGGCACGGCAGGCATCGCCCTCGCGGAACACCCCGCGTCCGGCCGGCAGGCTGACCCGCTCCAGCCCCCGGATCAGGGGCTCGCGCTCGGACAAGGGCAGGGCGGCCAGCGCGGGAAACGCCGCCAGCACCCTGTCCTGGTCCGCGCGCGCCATCTCAGGCCAAGCCTTCGCGGCCCATGCGCAGGAACTTCTCGCGGCGTCGGGCCCGCAAAATGCCGCCCTCCAGGCCGTTCAACTCGCGCAGGTGGCGCTCGAAGGCGTCGCCGACCTGGGTGAAGGTAGCCTCGCGGTCGCGATGCGCCCCGCCGAGCGGCTCAGGGATCACCTCGTCGATCACCTTGAAATCCAACAGATCCTGGGCCGTCAGGCGCAAAGCCTCGGCCGCCTGCTGCGCCTGATCGCCGCTGCGCCACAAGATCGAGGCGCACCCTTCGGGCGAAATCACCGAATAAATGGAATGCTCCAGCATCATCACCACGTTGCCCGTGGCAATGGCGATGGCGCCCCCCGAGCCCCCTTCGCCGATGACGCAGCTGATCACCGGCACCTTGAGGTTCAAGCCCACCTGGATCGAGCGGGCAATGGCCTCGGCCTGCCCCCGTTCCTCGGCGGCCACGCCGGGATAGGCGCCTGCCGTATCCACGAGCGTCAAGACCGGCAAATTAAAGGTGTCGGCCAGTTCCATCAGGCGCTGCGCTTTGCGATAGCCTTCGGGCATGGCCATG is a window of Pararhodospirillum photometricum DSM 122 DNA encoding:
- a CDS encoding MBL fold metallo-hydrolase is translated as MYDLSAITEHDAWNAIEIAPGLWWVGHYLPGDPFQCHVYLLDHGDQSVLFDPGSALTFRHTLRKIEQVLPFDRIRYFVCHHQDPDITGALPLVDQLVCRPDAVVVTHWRAEALLRHYGLALPFWRVDDHGWRLDLGGRILRFVFTPYAHFPGAFVSFDEATGTLLSSDLFXGFTEGFSLVARDESYFEALRPFHEHYIPSRDVLQNALNAVRELPLQAIAPQHGSILPEPLIGPLIERMMSLECGLFLLARDNSDVQQLMTINRALHDMSAAMMQTRDFPDIAQALLEIMRRVLPAERLDFYLRLPDGALLLLTREDHYRGRPLEILPLALAPLMEGSAPLVVFRLLPEGLGDDRPVLALPLTASPHPLVSTVIIPGHGGVRWRWPRSKISPWCGEPEAQ
- a CDS encoding LysR substrate-binding domain-containing protein — its product is MVWRTGGSVTRRVFERALAERGITVQVVMEINTREATREAVAAGFGLGVIAENELGGDERLVMLPFGDADLRMTLYAVCLRERRRLPTVRAFMAVAQEDGPEAKGPNPAG
- a CDS encoding YgaP family membrane protein produces the protein MLKYTKNVGGIDRPIRAIVGVALLLMAVTGTIGVWGYIGIIPLLTAIFSFCPAYTFLGKNTCGCAKD
- a CDS encoding acetyl-CoA carboxylase carboxyltransferase subunit alpha, with translation MHFLDFEKPIAELEGKIEELRHLSDADGMNIAEEVARLQQKVEKQLKAVYAKLSPWQKTQVARHPDRPHALDYLKILFTDVTPLAGDRVFGEDRAIVGGLARFRGQPVVILGQEKGHDTETRLRHNFGMAMPEGYRKAQRLMELADTFNLPVLTLVDTAGAYPGVAAEERGQAEAIARSIQVGLNLKVPVISCVIGEGGSGGAIAIATGNVVMMLEHSIYSVISPEGCASILWRSGDQAQQAAEALRLTAQDLLDFKVIDEVIPEPLGGAHRDREATFTQVGDAFERHLRELNGLEGGILRARRREKFLRMGREGLA
- a CDS encoding Crp/Fnr family transcriptional regulator translates to MRLTDLLLLIEEVAFGRVDVRLAQTLLGRSQDGRWQGTHQELATELGTAREVVSRQLKDFERRGWVSLGRGCVTVLSPDALATLRRP
- a CDS encoding Crp/Fnr family transcriptional regulator; the encoded protein is MARADQDRVLAAFPALAALPLSEREPLIRGLERVSLPAGRGVFREGDACRAFVLVLDGTIKVNKTSDSGREIVLYRVEPGQTCVLTTACLMTGTPYGAEGVCESAVEAATLGVSTFQALLNDSPGFRRFVFPPMACA